A single genomic interval of uncultured Desulfobulbus sp. harbors:
- a CDS encoding F0F1 ATP synthase subunit A yields the protein MNEAYLELGPISLSMSLLTTWGVMAMLLVVSALVKRHLGQLDHPWRIVAETVYTMMDNAVREVVPKSYREVTPFIATLWIFLVVANLVGLIPGLHSPTADLSVTAALAVLVFSSVHWFAIRTLGLKAHLRHYLAPSPILLPFHLISELTRTLALAIRLFGNIMSLEMAAMLVLMVAGFLVPIPLLMLHIIEALVQAYIFGTLALLYIGSGLEAIAEKNVEAPD from the coding sequence ATGAATGAGGCCTACCTGGAGCTCGGTCCGATTTCCTTGAGCATGTCCCTGCTCACCACCTGGGGCGTCATGGCGATGCTGCTTGTTGTCAGCGCTCTTGTCAAACGGCACCTTGGGCAACTGGACCACCCCTGGCGCATTGTTGCAGAAACCGTCTACACGATGATGGACAATGCGGTGCGCGAGGTTGTTCCCAAGAGCTACCGTGAAGTCACCCCCTTCATCGCCACCTTATGGATCTTCCTGGTGGTGGCCAATTTGGTTGGCCTGATTCCGGGGCTGCACTCACCAACGGCCGACCTTTCGGTGACCGCGGCCCTGGCGGTGCTGGTCTTTTCCTCGGTGCACTGGTTCGCCATCCGTACCCTCGGGCTCAAGGCCCATCTCCGCCATTATCTCGCCCCCAGCCCCATCCTCCTCCCCTTTCATCTCATCAGTGAGCTGACCCGAACCCTGGCGCTGGCCATCCGCCTGTTCGGCAACATCATGAGTCTGGAGATGGCGGCCATGCTGGTGTTGATGGTAGCCGGATTCCTGGTGCCGATCCCACTGTTGATGCTGCATATTATTGAAGCCTTGGTCCAGGCCTATATTTTCGGGACCTTGGCCCTGCTCTATATTGGCAGTGGCCTTGAGGCGATTGCCGAGAAAAATGTCGAGGCCCCTGACTGA
- a CDS encoding MarR family transcriptional regulator, giving the protein MTTTNLNDCEQSDVPLAMEESLPVLMATCVKCMRESLNARFAQRGAGISSEQWIVLTHLTHQDGISQQELATRCSRTEVSVFNLLKKLESSGFVLRLRDPVDARCKRVFLTSEGRKQQRSLLPVAQENMARMCAGVGKDDLSQVTAILQTILLNAQQSKAECRVKGKIN; this is encoded by the coding sequence ATGACGACGACGAATCTCAACGATTGCGAGCAAAGCGACGTTCCCCTTGCTATGGAAGAATCCCTGCCGGTATTGATGGCCACCTGTGTGAAATGTATGCGGGAAAGCCTGAATGCACGTTTTGCGCAACGAGGTGCCGGGATCAGTTCGGAGCAGTGGATTGTACTGACTCATTTGACCCACCAGGATGGTATTTCCCAGCAGGAGCTTGCCACACGGTGCAGCAGGACAGAGGTGTCTGTTTTTAATTTACTGAAAAAACTCGAGTCTTCCGGGTTCGTTCTCCGTCTACGCGATCCGGTCGATGCCCGTTGCAAGCGAGTTTTTCTCACCAGCGAGGGCCGCAAACAGCAACGGTCGCTCCTGCCTGTTGCACAAGAAAACATGGCCCGCATGTGTGCGGGGGTGGGAAAGGACGACCTCTCACAGGTTACGGCCATTTTACAAACAATCCTCCTGAATGCACAGCAGAGTAAAGCTGAGTGCCGAGTAAAGGGAAAAATTAATTAA
- the atpE gene encoding ATP synthase F0 subunit C gives MSDLHLFSLVSTVAAALAITLGTAVPAYAMGKAICQALDALARQPEAEKTLTRTLFIGLAMIESLAIYTLVVVLIILFRNPLLEYMLR, from the coding sequence ATGAGTGATCTCCATCTTTTCAGTCTTGTTTCCACGGTGGCGGCAGCACTGGCCATCACCCTGGGCACCGCAGTTCCCGCATACGCCATGGGCAAGGCCATCTGCCAAGCCCTCGATGCCCTGGCGCGACAGCCGGAGGCGGAAAAGACGCTCACCCGCACCCTGTTCATCGGTTTGGCAATGATCGAATCCCTGGCTATCTACACCCTGGTCGTGGTCTTGATCATCCTCTTTCGCAACCCGCTGCTTGAATACATGCTGCGCTAA
- a CDS encoding F0F1 ATP synthase subunit gamma, translated as MSKQAQQRIRMELYLELREIVGAMKNMAEVELHRAMRLEQQQKQALATVLEGMGLLLKSKPTLAMPTTTPRSVLLVLGSERGFCGGFNEQLVRALEVESTSFDEVLIMGGRLAAKLEKPNRGTFFPGPTTVDEILPRVQQVMDHLSLTSVPLNLNVLAHGEHTLQRQQVPPCLDIPESTPVVHVDTTCNHTLLLEAMQWQLLYQGLFRTMLVSLLRENRMRLQQMEGAREHLETLINTLHLRLNTLRQQEIVEEIEMILVGLDTQQFTL; from the coding sequence ATGAGTAAACAGGCACAACAGCGAATCCGCATGGAGCTCTATCTCGAATTGCGTGAAATCGTTGGTGCCATGAAAAATATGGCCGAGGTGGAGTTGCATCGGGCAATGCGCCTCGAACAACAGCAGAAACAGGCCTTGGCCACGGTCCTGGAGGGGATGGGGTTACTGCTCAAAAGTAAACCCACTCTTGCCATGCCCACTACCACGCCGCGATCCGTGCTGCTTGTCCTGGGATCGGAGCGCGGGTTCTGTGGCGGATTTAACGAACAACTGGTCCGTGCTCTTGAAGTCGAGTCGACCTCCTTTGACGAGGTCCTCATCATGGGGGGAAGATTGGCGGCAAAACTCGAAAAACCAAACCGTGGAACCTTCTTTCCCGGCCCGACCACCGTCGATGAGATTCTCCCACGCGTCCAGCAAGTGATGGATCATTTATCGCTAACCTCTGTTCCTCTAAACCTCAATGTCCTTGCCCATGGAGAACATACCCTCCAAAGACAGCAGGTTCCCCCCTGCTTGGATATCCCGGAATCCACGCCCGTGGTGCATGTCGACACCACCTGTAATCATACGCTCCTCCTTGAAGCCATGCAGTGGCAGTTGCTCTACCAGGGACTCTTTCGGACAATGCTGGTCTCTCTGCTGCGGGAAAATCGCATGCGTTTGCAACAGATGGAGGGGGCACGGGAACATCTCGAAACGCTAATCAACACCTTGCACCTGCGTCTCAATACCCTCCGTCAGCAGGAGATCGTGGAGGAAATTGAAATGATTTTGGTGGGCCTTGATACGCAGCAATTCACGCTTTGA
- a CDS encoding MFS transporter: MVEKESQPIFRFLIILTICSVVGLQTWMILFNNFSVEIARLNGQHVGAIQSIREIPGFLSLLAVYLMLLFTEPTIAALSVTLLGAGLAATGFFPDFWGILATTLLMSTGFHYYATMNQSLVLQHFRKEITPMVFSRLRSLSAAAAILTAGLLFVLGKFLDYQWIYLILGGAVALIGIWGLFHKPQKTAIIAQHKKMIVRRRYALYYFLTFMAGARRQIFVAFSVYLLVGVFSFSVQTVTILFILNNLINYFFNPYIGKAILRFGERRVLSVEYAGLILVFLTYGFTGSKIVVVCMYILDHILFNFTTAISTYFQKIADPKDIAPSAAVGFTINHIAAVFLPFLGGMVWMIDHRIPFVVGAAMSAVSLAAVQKIRIPAENA, translated from the coding sequence ATGGTGGAAAAAGAATCGCAGCCCATTTTTCGTTTTCTCATCATCCTCACCATCTGTTCCGTGGTGGGACTGCAAACCTGGATGATCCTCTTCAACAATTTCTCGGTGGAGATCGCCAGACTCAACGGTCAACATGTCGGCGCAATCCAGTCCATCCGGGAAATTCCGGGATTTCTTTCGCTGTTGGCAGTGTACCTGATGCTGCTGTTTACCGAACCCACCATTGCAGCGCTCTCCGTCACCCTTCTCGGCGCCGGACTTGCCGCAACCGGATTTTTCCCCGATTTTTGGGGTATACTGGCGACAACCCTGTTGATGAGCACCGGGTTCCACTACTACGCCACCATGAACCAGTCGCTGGTACTGCAACATTTCAGGAAGGAAATCACCCCGATGGTCTTCAGCCGGTTGCGTAGTTTATCAGCGGCAGCCGCGATCCTCACCGCCGGACTGCTCTTCGTTTTGGGAAAATTCCTCGACTATCAATGGATCTATCTGATTCTAGGCGGGGCGGTAGCGCTCATCGGGATTTGGGGTCTGTTCCATAAACCGCAGAAAACCGCTATCATTGCCCAACACAAGAAGATGATTGTGCGCAGACGTTATGCGCTCTACTACTTTCTGACCTTTATGGCGGGTGCACGACGACAAATTTTCGTAGCCTTCTCGGTCTACCTGCTTGTCGGCGTCTTTTCCTTTTCGGTGCAGACGGTGACCATTCTCTTCATCCTCAACAACCTGATCAACTATTTCTTCAATCCCTACATCGGCAAGGCGATCCTCAGGTTCGGGGAGCGGCGGGTGCTGAGTGTCGAATACGCCGGGCTCATCCTCGTCTTTCTCACCTATGGATTTACCGGGTCCAAGATTGTGGTGGTCTGCATGTATATCCTCGATCACATCCTCTTCAATTTCACCACCGCCATCAGCACCTATTTCCAAAAAATTGCCGACCCCAAGGATATTGCCCCCAGTGCGGCGGTGGGCTTTACCATCAACCACATTGCCGCCGTTTTTCTCCCCTTTCTCGGCGGCATGGTCTGGATGATCGACCACCGCATCCCCTTTGTCGTGGGCGCAGCGATGAGCGCCGTTTCCCTGGCCGCAGTGCAGAAAATTCGCATTCCAGCGGAAAACGCCTGA
- a CDS encoding transposase: MTEIFKTNWNMIFKSVEMAVNWGLAHRNIDRITAIGIDEICWRKRKDKFVTLVYQLDRGKRRLIWIGPDRTAKTFREFFDCLGTARQGLGNCGIFAVTCGNPIWPSLPKRQWAPSIFSTDFIA, from the coding sequence GTGACCGAAATCTTTAAAACAAATTGGAACATGATCTTCAAGTCGGTGGAGATGGCGGTCAACTGGGGGCTCGCACATCGTAACATCGATAGGATCACTGCCATTGGCATCGACGAAATCTGCTGGCGCAAACGCAAGGATAAGTTTGTCACCCTGGTGTATCAACTTGACCGGGGAAAGAGGCGCCTGATCTGGATCGGGCCCGACCGTACCGCCAAAACTTTCAGGGAATTTTTCGACTGCCTCGGCACGGCAAGGCAAGGTCTCGGCAATTGCGGTATATTTGCAGTGACATGTGGAAACCCTATCTGGCCGTCATTGCCTAAAAGGCAGTGGGCGCCGTCAATATTCTCGACCGATTTCATAGCATGA
- a CDS encoding F0F1 ATP synthase subunit delta: MNIDPFTFVLEIINFLVLLWLLHRFLYKPIKQAIADRREALNRELAAAQQQQREALALKAQYEQNMAEWEQEKTRQEEALHLELAREQEAALVKVRQTAEAERVRLLTLTEQELANQRRQVQSLAAQTALHLTSKMLARMAGSELDQVILRILLEDLAQLPEAERSLLQAAACHNHAAVNVTTARTLDQEQQQQLKDGLLRVLDKETLCAFNQDADLLSGFRLSIGDQVVQADLGDELAFFARSLSLEAQ; this comes from the coding sequence ATGAACATAGATCCTTTTACCTTTGTTCTGGAAATCATCAACTTTCTGGTGCTGCTGTGGCTGTTGCACCGCTTCCTTTATAAGCCGATCAAACAGGCAATCGCCGATCGCAGGGAGGCGCTCAACCGGGAACTGGCGGCGGCTCAACAGCAGCAACGGGAGGCACTTGCCCTGAAGGCTCAATATGAACAAAATATGGCCGAATGGGAACAGGAGAAGACTCGACAAGAGGAAGCGCTTCATCTGGAGCTGGCCAGAGAGCAGGAAGCCGCTCTGGTCAAAGTGCGGCAGACAGCGGAGGCGGAACGTGTTCGCTTGTTGACATTGACCGAGCAAGAGTTGGCCAACCAACGGCGGCAGGTGCAATCCCTGGCCGCACAGACCGCCTTGCACCTGACCAGCAAGATGCTTGCGCGCATGGCGGGGAGTGAACTGGATCAGGTGATCCTGCGCATCCTTCTGGAGGATCTTGCACAGCTCCCGGAGGCGGAACGATCCCTGCTGCAAGCCGCTGCTTGCCACAACCATGCGGCGGTGAACGTGACCACGGCCAGAACCTTGGACCAGGAACAGCAACAACAGCTAAAAGACGGCCTTTTACGGGTTCTGGACAAAGAGACGCTCTGCGCATTCAACCAGGACGCAGATTTGCTCAGCGGGTTCCGACTGAGCATCGGCGATCAGGTGGTGCAGGCCGATCTTGGCGATGAGCTCGCGTTTTTTGCAAGGAGCCTTAGCCTTGAAGCCCAATGA
- a CDS encoding transposase yields the protein MSKAIDEVRADESKELKKKGKDPLLTKSRWCLLKRPEKLTEKQVERLKDLLACNLRTVRAYLLKEDFQLFWRYSSPAWADKFLDAWCTRTMRSKIKPMKKIAKMLRAHRPSCSTGFAQKIRLPWTVWRALTTRQRWSPSDPMNFPHSTG from the coding sequence ATGAGCAAGGCAATCGACGAGGTCAGAGCCGATGAGAGCAAAGAACTCAAGAAAAAGGGGAAAGACCCTCTCCTGACAAAGAGCCGTTGGTGTCTCTTGAAGCGACCAGAAAAGCTGACCGAAAAGCAGGTGGAGAGACTGAAGGATCTGCTCGCATGCAACCTCAGGACCGTCCGCGCCTACTTACTCAAGGAAGATTTTCAGCTATTCTGGCGTTACAGTTCTCCGGCTTGGGCTGACAAATTCCTTGATGCCTGGTGTACAAGAACCATGCGATCCAAGATCAAACCGATGAAAAAGATTGCCAAAATGTTGAGAGCTCACCGCCCCTCCTGCTCAACTGGTTTCGCGCAAAAAATACGATTGCCCTGGACTGTGTGGAGGGCTTTAACAACAAGGCAAAGGTGGTCACCAAGCGATCCTATGAACTTCCCACATTCGACTGGGTAA
- a CDS encoding HigA family addiction module antitoxin, giving the protein MSAQITTQDHPGTLLMHQYFIPRNLTIYRVAKDTGIDKVAITRVLCGRRGLQIEEAVLLARYFGENDHFFANLQLQYDLCRMQEQTTAC; this is encoded by the coding sequence ATGTCAGCACAGATCACCACCCAGGACCATCCAGGCACATTGTTGATGCACCAGTACTTCATCCCCCGAAACCTCACCATCTACCGTGTCGCTAAAGATACGGGGATCGACAAGGTGGCTATCACCCGTGTGCTCTGTGGCAGGCGGGGGTTGCAGATCGAAGAAGCTGTCCTCCTGGCCCGATACTTTGGCGAAAATGATCATTTTTTTGCCAACCTGCAACTCCAGTACGACCTCTGCCGCATGCAGGAACAGACAACCGCCTGCTGA
- a CDS encoding F0F1 ATP synthase subunit alpha, whose product MKPNESSPFHLPETYRFTLRLSEQGTVVSVGDGIVWIRGLPSAMMDEVLLMEDDSTALVFLLDPQRLGAIILHQGPHLASGIRVTRTSRRLDIGVDDTLLGRVIDPFGGPLDGQAPPVIEHRGVLEAPSPAILDRNFVSRPLYTGNRIIDTMIPIGKGQRQLIIGDNGLGKSSIALDTLLRQRGENVFCIYVAIGQTRSSVATILDILKRHGALSYTVLVVAEANELSGCRYLAPFAGCAIAEAWMRKGRDTLIIYDDLSQHAQSYRELSLLLHRPPGREAYPGDIFYLHSRLLERSTVLAPELGGGSMTALPIVETKQGEISAYIPTNLISITDGQIYLDQRLFSAGVLPAIDVTRSVSRIGGKAQDAAIKKLVGSIRLEYLQFLELEAFTRFGTRLEPAMEAKLARGRVLRAIFIQERLHPVSAEAQMAWLIAYNEHLLDGVLPTEVPQVLQRLETEVDANHLGLEHSQEEWATMVHRLLEHS is encoded by the coding sequence TTGAAGCCCAATGAATCCAGTCCGTTCCATCTGCCGGAAACCTATCGCTTCACCCTGCGGCTAAGTGAACAGGGCACTGTCGTCAGTGTTGGCGATGGTATTGTCTGGATTCGCGGGCTGCCCTCGGCCATGATGGATGAAGTTCTGCTGATGGAAGATGATTCCACAGCGCTTGTCTTTCTTCTCGATCCCCAGAGGCTAGGGGCGATCATCCTCCATCAAGGGCCCCACCTGGCCTCGGGTATTCGGGTAACGCGTACCAGCCGTCGTTTGGATATCGGTGTCGACGATACCCTGCTGGGACGGGTGATTGATCCTTTCGGCGGCCCGCTCGATGGTCAGGCGCCTCCGGTTATCGAGCATCGAGGAGTGCTGGAGGCACCGTCCCCGGCAATCCTCGACCGGAACTTTGTCAGCCGTCCACTCTATACCGGCAATCGCATCATCGATACCATGATTCCCATTGGCAAGGGCCAGCGCCAGCTGATCATCGGCGACAACGGCCTGGGAAAGAGTTCCATTGCCCTGGATACCCTGCTCCGTCAACGCGGGGAAAACGTCTTTTGCATCTATGTCGCCATAGGGCAGACCCGCAGCAGTGTGGCGACCATCCTCGACATTCTCAAGCGACACGGGGCCCTTTCCTATACAGTGCTCGTCGTCGCCGAGGCCAATGAACTTTCCGGTTGCCGTTACCTGGCCCCCTTTGCGGGCTGTGCCATTGCCGAGGCCTGGATGCGCAAGGGGAGAGATACGCTGATCATTTACGACGACCTCAGTCAGCATGCCCAATCCTATCGGGAACTGTCGCTGCTGCTCCACAGACCTCCGGGACGTGAAGCGTACCCCGGCGATATCTTTTATCTGCATTCACGTCTCTTGGAGCGCTCCACCGTGCTGGCGCCGGAGCTGGGCGGCGGTTCCATGACCGCCCTACCCATTGTCGAGACCAAGCAGGGCGAAATCTCCGCCTATATCCCCACCAACCTCATTTCAATCACCGATGGCCAGATCTATTTGGATCAAAGGCTGTTTTCCGCGGGCGTGTTGCCGGCGATCGACGTCACCCGTTCGGTTTCCCGTATTGGAGGGAAAGCGCAGGATGCGGCAATTAAAAAATTGGTCGGCAGCATCCGCTTGGAATATCTTCAGTTTCTCGAACTGGAGGCGTTCACCCGCTTCGGCACCCGCCTGGAACCTGCCATGGAGGCCAAGTTGGCGCGAGGGCGTGTCCTGCGCGCGATTTTTATTCAGGAACGGTTGCATCCGGTCAGCGCCGAGGCGCAGATGGCCTGGTTGATCGCCTACAACGAACACCTGCTTGACGGTGTTCTCCCTACCGAAGTGCCCCAGGTGTTGCAGCGGCTTGAAACCGAAGTGGACGCTAACCACCTGGGGCTGGAGCATTCACAGGAAGAGTGGGCAACAATGGTGCATCGCTTGCTGGAACACTCATGA
- the atpD gene encoding F0F1 ATP synthase subunit beta: MTFHQPHSAAGASVQSSPVGEIEAIHGPVVDIKTRYLPPLNQALHVTDHGHPILLEVYQHLAPQRIRTIALHSTAGLWRGMSVHDSGAPIHVPVAPECLGRMLNMFGEPLDKQPQFPPCEYRNILASPPSLNDTIPASEILTTGIKVIDLLCPFVKGGKTGLFGGAGVGKTVLMMEFMHAVSTLHHGASVFAGVGERMREGHELWHEMRDSGVLQRALLIFGQMDESPGVRFHVGFSALTYAEYLRDTLKAEVLFLMDNMFRFVQAGSEISGLLGRMPATVGYQPTLVTEVAALEERILSTKAGSITSVQAVYVPADDMSDPAVSAIMNHLDTSVILSRQQAAKGIYPSVDPLLSGSRMMDRYQLGERHYSVAMAVRSHLARYRELEDIITILGIEELSAEDRAIVDRARKLQRYLTQPFSVVADHTGIAGVSVPLEAMLADCEGFLNGRFDRIDEAQCYMRGTMDQ; this comes from the coding sequence ATGACATTCCATCAACCACATTCCGCCGCTGGCGCGTCGGTTCAGTCATCGCCTGTTGGTGAGATCGAAGCCATCCACGGCCCCGTGGTCGACATCAAGACCCGCTATCTGCCGCCACTCAACCAGGCGCTTCACGTCACCGACCACGGTCATCCGATTCTGCTGGAAGTATATCAGCATCTTGCCCCTCAACGCATACGAACTATCGCCCTCCACAGCACAGCCGGCCTCTGGCGCGGCATGTCGGTGCACGACTCCGGCGCCCCTATCCATGTACCGGTTGCCCCGGAATGTCTGGGGCGCATGCTCAATATGTTTGGCGAGCCACTGGATAAACAGCCGCAGTTCCCCCCCTGTGAGTATCGCAACATCCTCGCCTCGCCCCCCTCTTTGAATGACACTATCCCTGCCAGTGAAATCCTGACAACCGGTATCAAGGTGATCGATCTACTCTGCCCCTTTGTCAAAGGCGGCAAAACCGGCCTGTTCGGCGGGGCAGGCGTGGGAAAGACTGTGTTGATGATGGAGTTCATGCATGCGGTCAGCACCCTCCATCACGGGGCCTCCGTCTTTGCCGGTGTGGGGGAACGCATGCGGGAAGGACACGAACTCTGGCATGAAATGCGCGATTCCGGGGTACTGCAGCGCGCGCTGTTGATCTTTGGACAGATGGATGAGTCGCCCGGGGTGCGATTCCATGTCGGCTTTTCCGCCTTGACCTATGCGGAATACCTGCGCGACACCCTAAAGGCCGAAGTCCTGTTCCTGATGGACAATATGTTTCGTTTCGTGCAGGCCGGCAGCGAAATCTCCGGGTTGCTGGGACGGATGCCGGCCACGGTCGGATATCAACCCACCCTGGTCACCGAGGTGGCCGCCCTGGAAGAACGCATCCTCTCCACCAAGGCGGGATCCATCACCTCGGTCCAGGCAGTCTACGTCCCTGCTGACGATATGTCCGATCCCGCAGTTTCGGCCATTATGAACCATCTCGACACAAGCGTCATTCTTTCCCGCCAGCAGGCGGCCAAGGGGATCTACCCTTCTGTCGATCCGCTGCTTTCCGGCAGCCGGATGATGGATCGCTACCAGCTCGGCGAACGCCACTACAGTGTGGCCATGGCAGTCCGCTCCCACCTGGCCCGATATCGAGAGCTGGAAGACATCATCACCATTCTCGGCATTGAAGAGCTCTCTGCCGAAGATCGTGCCATCGTCGATCGGGCGCGCAAGCTGCAAAGGTATCTCACCCAACCGTTCAGCGTGGTCGCGGACCACACCGGAATCGCGGGGGTCAGTGTGCCCCTGGAGGCGATGCTTGCCGACTGCGAAGGCTTTCTCAACGGCAGGTTCGACCGTATCGATGAAGCACAGTGCTATATGCGGGGGACCATGGATCAATGA
- a CDS encoding multidrug effflux MFS transporter, with translation MSNVQIVGLLTLLSAFPPLSTDMYLPALPFLQETWHQPMEVVNFTLSGFFIGYCISLLLYGPLSDRFGRRPPLIVGVSLYIVASLLSGLVNDVVSLIVLRVLQGIGSSSGVVISMTITKDLYQGRERQRILAYMAIIMALAPMLAPIMGSLIMTRLSWHWVFFVQAAMGIVALGGVLRLTEPLKTFVQGNMLASMGRTYLNLLGNGKYVALVLLFSVIVLPHFSFIGSAANIYIKQFGATEQVFSYFFAFNALAIMAGSFFCSRLQKILAARNLITIGFAGILTSGLLMIGDIFPGPWGLAIPMALASFCFGLSRPTSNHIILEQVEQGAGAASSLMVFLFFMMGAFAMWFIALDWANTIHVIALLALLSGGAGLVLWLLLPVLVVKGSEEAGACRD, from the coding sequence ATGAGTAACGTACAAATTGTTGGCCTGCTGACCCTGCTGTCGGCATTCCCTCCACTCTCTACGGACATGTACCTTCCGGCGCTGCCCTTTTTGCAGGAAACCTGGCATCAGCCCATGGAGGTGGTCAACTTCACCCTGTCCGGATTTTTCATCGGCTACTGTATCAGTCTGCTACTTTATGGGCCCCTCTCCGATCGTTTTGGACGCAGGCCACCACTGATTGTCGGCGTCAGCCTCTATATCGTTGCCAGTCTGCTCAGCGGATTGGTCAACGATGTTGTCAGCCTCATTGTACTGCGCGTACTCCAGGGGATTGGCTCCTCTTCCGGCGTGGTTATTTCCATGACCATCACCAAGGATCTGTACCAGGGGCGGGAACGGCAGCGTATTTTGGCCTACATGGCGATCATCATGGCGCTCGCTCCCATGCTTGCACCGATCATGGGAAGCCTGATCATGACCCGGCTTTCCTGGCACTGGGTGTTCTTTGTCCAGGCGGCAATGGGGATTGTCGCCCTGGGCGGTGTGCTGCGTCTGACTGAACCGCTGAAAACCTTTGTTCAGGGCAATATGCTGGCCTCCATGGGCAGAACCTACCTGAACCTGTTGGGCAACGGAAAATACGTGGCATTGGTGCTGCTGTTTTCCGTTATCGTCCTGCCCCATTTTTCTTTTATCGGCTCCGCAGCCAATATCTACATCAAACAATTCGGGGCGACAGAACAAGTGTTTAGTTATTTTTTCGCCTTTAATGCCCTGGCCATCATGGCCGGGTCCTTCTTCTGCTCGCGACTTCAGAAGATTTTGGCCGCACGGAACCTGATAACCATCGGTTTTGCAGGCATCCTGACCAGTGGCCTGCTGATGATTGGTGATATCTTTCCCGGCCCCTGGGGGCTCGCCATTCCCATGGCCCTGGCCTCTTTCTGCTTCGGTCTGAGTCGACCGACGAGCAACCATATCATTCTCGAGCAGGTGGAACAGGGAGCAGGGGCGGCGTCCTCGCTTATGGTCTTTCTCTTTTTTATGATGGGGGCCTTTGCCATGTGGTTTATCGCCCTGGATTGGGCCAATACGATTCATGTGATCGCCTTGCTCGCTCTGCTGAGCGGCGGCGCTGGGCTCGTGCTTTGGCTGTTGCTTCCGGTATTGGTCGTCAAGGGGAGCGAAGAAGCTGGGGCGTGCAGAGATTGA
- a CDS encoding AtpZ/AtpI family protein, whose product MAQNEEFKQSVQRDSERQKKGEQQRAGFFGLLLYGGTLGLLMIIPIVGGAYLGSWLDSLSESFGTRWTVSCIILGVAAGIWNIVWYLRGKL is encoded by the coding sequence ATGGCGCAGAATGAAGAGTTCAAGCAGTCTGTGCAGCGCGACAGCGAACGGCAAAAGAAGGGGGAACAGCAGCGTGCCGGCTTTTTCGGTTTGTTGCTCTATGGCGGCACCTTGGGCCTGCTCATGATCATTCCCATTGTCGGCGGAGCCTACCTGGGAAGCTGGCTCGATTCACTGAGCGAGAGTTTCGGCACACGCTGGACCGTCAGCTGCATCATACTCGGGGTGGCCGCCGGCATCTGGAACATTGTCTGGTATTTGCGAGGCAAGCTATGA